TGCAATATGAATCAGTGAATGTAGCAGACGAAATCCGATATACACAATAATTAACACATCTACCGTTGTTCCAGAGATACCCCGAACAGTTAGCAGGAAAACCACTCCCAGATACAAAGGTAGGTTCTCAATTAAGTTTGCGTGAACCCGAAACAGTCGCCAAAGCAAACTTTCATCATTCGGTGTGCCAAAATCTTTTACAGAGCCACCCGCCGCGAGATGGCGAATTCTGACAGCGAGTAGCAGCACAACAATAAAAATTATCCACAGAATGAAAATAGCTAAACCCCACAGAGGAACAGTCATATCGCTTAATAATAAAGTGGGTACTTTTCCGTTCAAGGTGGAACTTATTCCGGCTATCGGTTGAATAGGCACGTTATTGCTCCTGTATATGGGGTTAACGGTGGCGGAGATTAGTCTGTCTAATCCTCGCTTGATTTTAGTTTGCGCGATCGCTCTACAGATTCACTCACCCAAAAGATAGTATTTAAAGTTAGGGTTTGACTAAAGAGTTTACACTTTCATAAATTTGGGCAAAAATTTTAATCCCAGAACGATGAAG
This genomic stretch from Planktothrix sp. FACHB-1365 harbors:
- a CDS encoding MAPEG family protein, translated to MPIQPIAGISSTLNGKVPTLLLSDMTVPLWGLAIFILWIIFIVVLLLAVRIRHLAAGGSVKDFGTPNDESLLWRLFRVHANLIENLPLYLGVVFLLTVRGISGTTVDVLIIVYIGFRLLHSLIHIAGLNPNFRLFSLVIQFSCLVTLTVLALV